A single region of the Hyalangium ruber genome encodes:
- a CDS encoding polyhydroxyalkanoic acid system family protein, which translates to MGTMKFEVPHSLPKDEVRKRVEQLLQYWGTKYGVKSDWAGEGARLVGKVMGIQLDASFVITDKAVQGEGTDPGMLLRGQAKSYLQKKFGAVLDPSKSLNDVKGTLES; encoded by the coding sequence ATGGGCACGATGAAGTTCGAGGTCCCCCACTCCCTTCCGAAGGACGAGGTGCGCAAGCGCGTGGAGCAACTGCTCCAGTACTGGGGCACCAAGTACGGCGTGAAGTCGGACTGGGCCGGCGAGGGCGCCCGGCTCGTTGGCAAGGTGATGGGCATCCAGCTCGATGCCAGCTTCGTCATCACCGACAAGGCCGTGCAGGGCGAGGGCACCGACCCGGGCATGCTGCTGCGCGGCCAGGCCAAGTCCTACCTGCAGAAGAAGTTCGGGGCGGTGCTGGATCCCAGCAAGAGCCTCAACGACGTGAAGGGCACCCTGGAGAGCTGA
- a CDS encoding 3-phosphoglycerate dehydrogenase family protein → MRILVADEFPKHHLDSLRGLGLSVDFRPGLKGDALAEAAKEASILVVRSTEVSAKVFEVATGLSLVVRAGAGVNTIDVKAASARGVFVANCPGQNAIAVAELTFGLMLSVDRHIPDNVAALRQGVWNKKRFSQAKGLYGRTLGIVGLGAIGVAVAERAQAFGMKVVGYSRSFTPERAKALGIERAESLLALARQCEVLTVHVPATADTKGLVSRQVLAALPDGATFINTSRADVVDTEALLEEARRGRLFVATDVLPDEPKGGEATFQSELGKLPHVYATHHIGASTEQAQDAIARETVRIVDQFLNEGVVPNCVNVAERTPARYQLIVRHHDRVGVLANVLDAVRQAGINAQEIENTIFEGAHAACCKIQLDSRPPDEMLERIRSRAEEIIFVDLVELRS, encoded by the coding sequence ATGCGCATCCTGGTCGCTGACGAGTTCCCCAAGCACCACCTCGATTCGCTCCGAGGGCTGGGGCTGTCCGTGGACTTCCGGCCGGGCCTCAAGGGAGACGCGCTGGCGGAGGCGGCGAAGGAGGCCTCCATCCTCGTGGTGCGCAGCACCGAGGTGTCCGCGAAGGTGTTCGAGGTGGCCACGGGCCTGTCCCTGGTGGTCCGCGCGGGCGCCGGGGTGAACACCATCGACGTGAAGGCCGCCAGCGCCCGGGGCGTCTTCGTGGCCAACTGCCCGGGGCAGAACGCCATCGCGGTGGCGGAGCTGACGTTCGGGCTGATGCTGTCGGTGGATCGCCACATTCCGGACAACGTGGCGGCGCTGCGCCAGGGCGTGTGGAACAAGAAGCGCTTCTCGCAGGCGAAGGGCCTCTACGGGCGCACGCTGGGAATCGTTGGCCTGGGCGCCATCGGCGTGGCGGTGGCCGAGCGGGCGCAGGCCTTCGGCATGAAGGTGGTGGGCTACTCGCGCTCCTTCACCCCCGAGCGGGCCAAGGCGCTGGGCATCGAGCGGGCCGAGAGCCTGCTGGCCCTGGCGCGGCAGTGCGAGGTGCTCACCGTACACGTGCCGGCCACCGCGGACACGAAGGGGCTGGTGTCGCGGCAGGTGCTGGCGGCGCTGCCGGATGGGGCCACCTTCATCAACACCAGCCGCGCGGACGTGGTGGACACCGAGGCGCTGCTGGAGGAGGCCCGCCGAGGGCGCCTCTTCGTGGCCACGGACGTGCTGCCGGATGAGCCCAAGGGCGGCGAGGCCACCTTCCAGAGCGAGCTGGGCAAGCTGCCCCATGTCTACGCCACGCACCACATCGGCGCCTCGACGGAGCAGGCGCAGGACGCCATCGCGCGCGAGACGGTGCGCATCGTCGATCAGTTCCTCAACGAGGGCGTGGTGCCCAACTGCGTGAACGTCGCGGAGCGCACGCCGGCACGCTACCAGCTCATCGTCCGGCACCACGATCGGGTGGGCGTGCTGGCCAACGTGCTGGACGCCGTGCGCCAGGCGGGCATCAACGCCCAGGAGATCGAGAACACCATCTTCGAGGGGGCGCATGCGGCGTGCTGCAAGATCCAGCTCGACTCGCGGCCCCCGGACGAGATGCTGGAGCGCATCCGCTCGCGCGCGGAGGAGATCATCTTCGTGGATCTCGTCGAACTGCGGTCCTGA
- a CDS encoding deoxyribodipyrimidine photo-lyase — protein sequence MPTGFSWSELDIDSARVQVVRDAPLPSGRDFVLYWCMVHHRVEENPALDTAIAIGNHLGLPVVVYQALRPDYPHASDRLHAFALEGMAELPKACAARGLPYWLELPRNPREHRPRIAELGLRAAAVVSDLYPSFIIPGHLRGAAKALGVPLFAVDASCVVPMQRIAEPQVGAYALRPKLRKLWPEYLGRVLPPRPVKAARAAKKLSPDFDLSDARALRKALGTFEIDHTVPPVQGVHGGRAAALKTLEAFIETRLKGYDTERNDPGKDQQSGLSPYFHWGHLFPGEAARRVREAGGEKNPAVQSFLEELLVRRELAFNYCFHTPVPRQLSVDSLPRWARETLETHRKDKREHLYSLEDLEAARTGDGLWNASQRELLERGRIHNYLRMLWGKKILEWSPTPQEALRRMAHLNDRYALDGRDPASVANFMWVLGLHDRPFQERKVLGKVRPMSSPRTAEKFDLGPYLERWWRQGDAPVKTPRRRTPKR from the coding sequence ATGCCCACCGGCTTCTCCTGGTCCGAACTCGACATCGACTCCGCCCGCGTGCAGGTGGTGCGGGACGCGCCCCTGCCCTCCGGCCGCGACTTCGTCCTCTATTGGTGCATGGTCCACCACCGCGTGGAGGAGAACCCCGCGCTCGACACGGCCATCGCGATCGGCAACCACCTGGGGCTGCCCGTCGTCGTCTACCAGGCCCTGCGCCCGGACTACCCCCACGCCTCGGATCGCCTCCACGCCTTCGCCCTCGAAGGCATGGCGGAGCTTCCCAAGGCCTGTGCCGCCCGGGGCCTGCCGTACTGGCTGGAGCTTCCTCGCAACCCTCGGGAGCACCGGCCGCGCATCGCGGAGCTGGGCCTGCGCGCCGCGGCGGTCGTCTCGGACCTCTACCCCTCCTTCATCATCCCCGGGCACCTGCGCGGCGCGGCCAAGGCGCTGGGCGTGCCGCTGTTCGCCGTGGACGCCTCGTGCGTGGTGCCCATGCAGCGCATCGCCGAGCCCCAGGTCGGCGCGTACGCGCTGCGGCCCAAGCTCCGCAAGCTCTGGCCGGAGTACCTCGGCCGCGTCCTCCCCCCACGGCCCGTGAAGGCCGCCCGCGCCGCGAAGAAGCTCTCCCCCGACTTCGACCTCTCGGACGCGCGCGCCCTGCGCAAGGCGCTCGGCACCTTCGAGATCGACCACACGGTGCCGCCCGTGCAGGGCGTACACGGCGGGCGCGCGGCCGCGCTGAAGACGCTGGAGGCGTTCATCGAGACACGCCTGAAGGGCTACGACACCGAGCGGAACGATCCCGGCAAGGATCAGCAGTCCGGCCTGTCCCCCTACTTCCACTGGGGCCACCTGTTCCCCGGAGAGGCCGCACGCAGGGTGCGCGAGGCGGGAGGCGAGAAGAACCCCGCCGTGCAGTCCTTCCTGGAGGAGCTGCTCGTTCGCCGCGAGCTGGCCTTCAACTACTGTTTCCACACCCCCGTGCCCCGGCAGCTCTCCGTGGACTCCCTGCCCCGCTGGGCACGCGAGACCCTGGAGACGCACCGCAAGGACAAGCGCGAGCACCTCTACTCCCTGGAGGACCTGGAGGCGGCGCGCACCGGAGACGGGCTCTGGAACGCCTCCCAGCGCGAGCTGCTCGAGCGTGGCCGCATCCACAACTACCTGCGCATGCTCTGGGGCAAGAAGATCCTCGAGTGGAGCCCCACCCCCCAGGAGGCGCTCCGGCGCATGGCCCACCTGAATGATCGCTACGCCCTGGACGGGAGGGATCCGGCCAGCGTGGCCAACTTCATGTGGGTGCTCGGCCTGCACGATCGGCCCTTCCAGGAGCGCAAGGTGCTGGGCAAGGTGCGGCCGATGAGCTCCCCCCGGACCGCGGAGAAGTTCGATCTGGGACCCTACCTGGAACGTTGGTGGCGACAGGGAGACGCCCCGGTGAAGACGCCGCGCCGCCGTACCCCCAAGAGATGA